A single Vigna radiata var. radiata cultivar VC1973A chromosome 8, Vradiata_ver6, whole genome shotgun sequence DNA region contains:
- the LOC106771642 gene encoding uncharacterized protein LOC106771642, with protein MASCDDDDDFSLLRDDNHHLHQPYAPHHFSPSTVAVAVAPVPPKSIADDADDYGNPFDDDGGSEKRKDREEIGEGATSYGFNKRSKAPQSSAGSAEYRKDREEWSDTAIVCLLEAYTEKFTQLNRGNLRGRDWEEVAFVVSERCENQSKSVEQCKNKVDNLKKRYKLERQRMSSGCISTSHWPWFKQLEQIVGNSLPAKFSDEDKAVVSAGTSPRQSKRYGAATPSTGQANSIRSKALTNLRWRRVVFKISGAALTGSDTCNMDPKVAMLVSREVAIASRLGVEVAIVVGGCNFFSGDAWVNATGLERCTAYQVGMMATVMNSILLQSTLEKMGVQTRVQTSIAMQEFAELYNRQRAIRHLEKGRVIIFGGICFGAGNPLFSTDIAAALRASELNAEAVLKGTNVDGVYDCNSRDNNFTFEHISFRELGSRGITSMDASALTLCKENAIPVVVFNLLEPGNISKALCGEQVGTLIDQTGAVS; from the exons ATGGCCTCTTGCGACGACGACGACGACTTCTCTCTCCTCCGTGACGATAACCACCACCTCCACCAGCCTTACGCCCCGCACCACTTCTCTCCCTCCACCGTCGCCGTCGCCGTCGCTCCTGTCCCACCCAAATCCATTGCTGACGATGCCGACGACTATGGAAACCCCTTCGACGATGACGGTGGCAGCGAAAAGCGGAAGGACCGGGAGGAGATCGGCGAGGGAGCCACGTCCTACGGATTCAACAAGAGATCTAAGGCTCCACAGTCGAGTGCAGGCAGCGCGGAGTACAGAAAGGACAGAGAGGAATGGAGCGACACGGCCATCGTGTGCCTCCTCGAGGCTTACACGGAGAAGTTCACACAACTGAATCGGGGAAACCTGAGAGGAAGGGATTGGGAGGAGGTCGCGTTTGTGGTGAGCGAACGGTGCGAGAACCAATCGAAGAGCGTGGAACAGTGTAAGAACAAGGTAGATAACCTAAAAAAGAGGTACAAATTGGAGCGACAAAGAATGAGCAGTGGCTGCATTTCTACCAGTCACTGGCCTTGGTTCAAACAATTGGAGCAGATCGTTGGGAATTCTCTTCCGGCAAAATTCTCTGATGAGGATAAAGCGGTTGTTTCTGCCGGAACTTCGCCCAGACAATCGAAAAG ATATGGAGCGGCAACACCCAGCACAGGTCAAGCGAATAGCATTAGGTCAAAAGCACTGACAAACCTTAGATGGCGGAGGGTTGTCTTCAAAATTAGTGGAGCAGCTCTTACTGGATCTGATACCTGCAACATGGACCCTAAG GTGGCTATGTTAGTTTCAAGAGAAGTTGCCATAGCTTCCCGCCTTGGTGTTGAG GTGGCTATTGTTGTTGGAGGCTGTAATTTCTTCTCTGGAGATGCATGGGTAAATGCGACAGGTCTAGAAAGATGTACTGCATACCAAGTTGG CATGATGGCAACAGTGATGAATTCAATATTGCTCCAATCGACTCTAGAGAAGATGGGTGTTCAGACTCGTGTACAAACTTCAATTGCCATGCAGGAGTTTGCTGAACTATACAATAGGCAGCGGGCTATCAGACATCTTGAGAAAGGAAGAGTTATTATATTTGGTGGCATCTGTTTTGGTGCTGGCAATCCACTTTTCTCAACTGACATAGCTGCAGCTCTTCGTGCTTCAGAGC TTAATGCTGAAGCAGTCCTCAAGGGTACTAATGTAGACGGTGTGTATGACTGCAACTCACGAGATAACAATTTCACTTTTGAGCACATATCCTTCAGAGAGCTGGGCTCAAGAGGAATCACTTCTATGGATGCGTCAGCGCTGACTTTATGCAAGGAAAATGCCATTCCTG TCGTGGTTTTTAATTTACTGGAGCCTGGGAACATCTCTAAAGCTTTATGTGGAGAACAAGTTGGCACACTAATTGATCAAACTGGAGCAGTAAGCTAA